One Halobacterium zhouii genomic region harbors:
- a CDS encoding DUF2391 domain-containing protein: protein MVGRKKRYALADTAQQLVGGFLLAGPFVVTEEVWVLANEMAWYHVLLTLVIIFGIGYGALYKADDDRDPDREVDVVGIPVRFVSLMSVAFGSVLLLALAFNAPLTFAENIGVATDARTLALLTVKATAVGAIFSVVGAATADSVF, encoded by the coding sequence ATGGTCGGTCGGAAGAAGCGCTACGCGCTCGCGGACACCGCCCAGCAGCTCGTCGGCGGGTTCCTGCTCGCGGGCCCGTTCGTCGTCACCGAGGAGGTGTGGGTGCTCGCCAACGAGATGGCGTGGTACCACGTCCTCCTCACGCTCGTCATTATCTTCGGCATCGGCTACGGCGCGCTGTACAAGGCCGACGACGACCGTGACCCCGACCGAGAGGTCGACGTCGTGGGAATCCCCGTGCGGTTCGTCTCGCTGATGAGCGTGGCGTTCGGCTCCGTCCTCCTGCTCGCGCTCGCGTTCAACGCGCCGCTGACGTTCGCGGAGAACATCGGCGTCGCAACCGACGCACGGACGCTCGCACTCCTCACCGTGAAAGCGACCGCCGTCGGCGCTATCTTCAGCGTCGTCGGCGCCGCGACCGCGGACAGCGTCTTCTGA
- a CDS encoding class I SAM-dependent methyltransferase, whose translation MSVREEFDEWASDGRDKGMEDRHWHTAKHVLARMPVEDDDYVLDLGTGSGYALRALRERGVARGYGLDGSPEMANNARSYTDDPDVGFVVGDFGSLPFADDSVDHVFTMEAFYYAANPRETLEEVCRILKPGGTFYCAVNYYEENVHSHQWQEQIDVEMTRWSRAEYREAFRDAGLYVAEQDNVADDETPIPPASEFPHEGFDTREEMVERYRTFGTLLTVGVAP comes from the coding sequence ATGAGCGTACGCGAGGAGTTCGACGAGTGGGCGTCGGACGGGCGCGACAAGGGGATGGAGGACCGCCACTGGCACACCGCGAAGCACGTGCTCGCGCGGATGCCAGTGGAGGACGACGACTACGTGCTCGACCTCGGAACGGGGAGTGGGTACGCGCTCCGCGCGCTGCGGGAGCGCGGCGTCGCCCGGGGCTACGGCCTCGATGGCTCCCCGGAGATGGCGAACAACGCTCGCTCGTACACGGACGACCCGGACGTCGGGTTCGTCGTCGGGGACTTCGGGAGTCTTCCGTTCGCCGACGACAGCGTCGACCACGTCTTCACGATGGAGGCGTTCTACTACGCGGCCAACCCCCGCGAGACGCTCGAGGAGGTGTGCCGGATCCTGAAGCCCGGCGGGACGTTCTACTGCGCGGTGAACTACTACGAGGAGAACGTCCACAGCCACCAGTGGCAGGAGCAGATCGACGTGGAGATGACGCGCTGGAGTCGCGCGGAGTACCGCGAGGCGTTCCGCGACGCCGGCCTGTACGTCGCCGAGCAGGACAACGTCGCCGACGACGAGACGCCGATTCCGCCCGCCAGCGAGTTCCCCCACGAGGGCTTCGACACCCGGGAGGAGATGGTCGAACGCTACCGGACGTTCGGAACGCTGCTGACGGTGGGCGTGGCGCCCTGA
- a CDS encoding ABC transporter ATP-binding protein, with translation MTGLELDGVTRRFGATTAVDDVTLSVDDGEFFTLVGPSGCGKTTTLRLIAGFEGVDEGEVRFGDESVAGVPPEERDVGIVFQSYALFPHMTVAENVGYGLRFTDPPAGQSREERVEELLDLVDLSGFGDRSPEELSGGQQQRVALARALAPEPSVLLLDEPMSALDARLRERLRVQVKEIQSELDITTVYVTHDQEEALSISDRVAVMNDGRVEQVGTPEAVYRDPASTFVASFVGDNNVFYGASPVEMEGSAVRVGDSTFEVEGGVDGVDTLCIRPESLHFDSGVNTIPVRVESVEFLGDAYRVHCDWNGRDVLVKTREKPPTGEGVVGFDPEDATLL, from the coding sequence ATGACTGGCCTCGAACTGGACGGCGTCACGCGGCGGTTCGGCGCGACGACCGCCGTGGACGACGTGACGCTCTCGGTCGACGACGGCGAGTTTTTCACGCTCGTCGGCCCCTCTGGCTGCGGGAAGACGACGACGCTCAGACTCATCGCGGGCTTCGAGGGCGTGGACGAGGGCGAGGTGCGCTTCGGTGACGAATCGGTGGCGGGCGTCCCGCCGGAGGAACGCGACGTCGGCATCGTGTTCCAGAGTTACGCGCTGTTCCCCCACATGACCGTCGCGGAGAACGTCGGCTACGGCCTGCGCTTCACGGACCCCCCGGCGGGGCAGAGCCGCGAGGAGCGCGTCGAGGAGTTACTCGATCTGGTGGACCTCTCAGGGTTCGGGGACCGGTCGCCCGAAGAACTCTCCGGCGGGCAACAACAGCGCGTGGCGCTCGCTCGCGCGCTCGCCCCCGAGCCGAGCGTACTCCTGCTCGACGAACCGATGAGTGCGCTCGACGCTCGACTCCGGGAGCGCCTGCGCGTGCAGGTCAAGGAGATACAGTCCGAACTCGACATCACGACGGTCTACGTCACGCACGACCAGGAAGAGGCGCTTTCCATCTCCGACCGCGTCGCCGTGATGAACGACGGACGCGTCGAGCAGGTTGGCACGCCTGAGGCGGTGTACCGCGACCCGGCGTCCACGTTCGTGGCGTCGTTCGTCGGCGACAACAACGTCTTCTACGGCGCGTCTCCAGTCGAAATGGAGGGGTCGGCGGTTCGTGTCGGGGATTCGACGTTCGAGGTCGAGGGGGGCGTCGACGGGGTCGACACGCTCTGTATCAGGCCAGAATCCCTCCACTTCGACTCCGGAGTGAACACCATCCCGGTTCGCGTCGAGAGCGTGGAGTTCCTCGGCGACGCCTACCGCGTGCACTGCGACTGGAACGGCCGGGACGTTCTCGTGAAGACCCGCGAGAAACCGCCGACCGGCGAGGGCGTCGTCGGGTTCGACCCCGAGGACGCGACGCTGCTCTGA
- a CDS encoding ABC transporter permease, which produces MGGDVGTRDRRQLIRHVGWLTHRARDRLTRDTDRLALPVAGAVTAAVLAVVFYYPVLTVFSEALAGYGDPVWRILTSEFYLGAAHGVFTHPLEVPGDVLAWLASVRVHAAWAGLLPDVWVTAPRVRLGLFGFTAWQALLSTLASVALGLPGAYVLARFEFPGRRTLRSLTILPFVLPSIMVVVGFVATFGQFGTVNAVLTAFGLSRVTPLYTLEIVVLAHAFYNAPLVTRMVGTAWENVNASTVETARSLGASPFHAFRHVVAPQLYPALAASALLTFVFTFMTFPIVLGLGGLRLATVEVWLYSLVGDLNYDTAAALAALETVLSLALTYIYLRYEARRAESGTGNPLPRNRLLDADTVREWLTRAGIAVYGVVVAFVFLAPLASMVFASVGGVSDPTLRWWSFLLERQSGRTRPSTAVWNSLLFGVGALALALPMGVVIAAFTTRSGRGRKVVDAVLMAPIAVSGIVVGFGILQSLVFGVELFGTRVRVVGPAAVVAAHAVAGYPFVVRSVAPMLGSVDHQLVESARALGASRARALWDVEIPLVWPGVLAGAAFAFAISVGEFDATVLLAGEGTYTMPVALERYLVDRTAGPSVGPAAAMGTVLLVVTAASFVVIDRVGGRYRP; this is translated from the coding sequence ATGGGTGGAGACGTGGGCACGCGAGATCGCCGCCAACTGATCCGTCACGTCGGGTGGCTGACCCACCGCGCCCGGGACCGACTGACGCGGGACACGGACCGCCTCGCGCTTCCGGTCGCAGGCGCCGTCACAGCCGCGGTGCTGGCGGTCGTCTTCTACTACCCCGTGCTGACGGTGTTCTCCGAGGCGCTCGCCGGCTACGGAGATCCCGTGTGGCGGATTCTGACCTCGGAGTTCTACCTCGGCGCGGCCCACGGCGTCTTCACGCACCCCCTCGAGGTGCCGGGCGACGTGCTCGCGTGGCTAGCGAGCGTCCGCGTGCACGCCGCGTGGGCTGGCCTGCTGCCCGACGTCTGGGTGACCGCGCCCCGGGTCCGCCTCGGACTGTTCGGATTCACGGCGTGGCAGGCGCTGCTCTCGACGCTCGCGAGCGTCGCACTCGGCCTTCCCGGCGCGTACGTGCTCGCGCGCTTCGAGTTCCCGGGGCGGCGGACGCTGCGCTCGCTGACCATCCTCCCGTTCGTCCTCCCCTCCATCATGGTCGTCGTCGGATTCGTCGCGACGTTCGGGCAGTTCGGGACGGTCAACGCCGTTCTCACTGCGTTCGGCCTGTCGCGCGTGACGCCGCTGTACACGCTCGAAATCGTGGTGCTCGCGCACGCGTTCTACAACGCGCCGCTGGTCACGCGGATGGTCGGGACCGCCTGGGAGAACGTCAACGCCAGTACGGTCGAGACGGCGCGCTCCCTGGGCGCATCGCCGTTTCACGCGTTCCGGCACGTCGTCGCCCCCCAGTTGTATCCGGCGCTCGCCGCGAGCGCGCTGCTGACGTTCGTCTTCACGTTCATGACGTTCCCCATCGTACTCGGCCTCGGCGGCCTGCGACTCGCGACCGTGGAGGTGTGGCTGTACTCGCTCGTCGGAGACCTCAACTACGACACCGCCGCCGCGCTCGCCGCGCTCGAGACGGTGCTCTCGCTTGCGCTCACGTACATCTACCTGCGCTACGAGGCCCGGCGCGCGGAGAGCGGCACTGGGAACCCGCTCCCCCGAAACCGGCTGCTGGACGCCGACACCGTGCGCGAGTGGCTGACTCGGGCGGGAATCGCCGTCTACGGCGTCGTCGTCGCGTTCGTCTTCCTCGCGCCGCTCGCCAGTATGGTGTTCGCGAGCGTCGGCGGCGTGAGCGACCCGACGCTGCGGTGGTGGTCGTTCCTGCTCGAACGCCAGTCCGGGCGAACCCGGCCCAGCACCGCGGTGTGGAACTCGCTGCTGTTCGGCGTCGGCGCGCTCGCACTCGCGCTCCCGATGGGCGTCGTCATCGCGGCGTTCACGACCCGGAGCGGGCGCGGCCGGAAGGTCGTCGACGCGGTGCTGATGGCGCCCATCGCCGTCTCCGGCATCGTCGTCGGGTTCGGCATCCTGCAGTCGCTCGTGTTCGGCGTGGAGCTGTTCGGCACGCGCGTTCGCGTCGTCGGCCCGGCAGCGGTCGTCGCCGCGCACGCCGTCGCTGGCTACCCGTTCGTGGTGCGGTCCGTCGCGCCGATGCTCGGGTCCGTAGACCACCAGCTCGTGGAGTCCGCGCGGGCGCTCGGCGCGAGTCGCGCGCGAGCGCTCTGGGACGTCGAAATCCCGCTCGTCTGGCCGGGCGTGCTCGCGGGCGCGGCGTTCGCGTTCGCCATCAGCGTCGGCGAGTTCGACGCGACCGTACTGCTCGCGGGCGAAGGCACGTACACGATGCCAGTCGCCCTGGAGCGGTATCTCGTGGACCGCACCGCCGGCCCGAGCGTCGGCCCGGCGGCCGCGATGGGCACCGTCTTGCTCGTTGTCACCGCTGCCAGTTTCGTGGTCATCGACCGCGTCGGGGGTCGGTATCGACCATGA
- a CDS encoding thiamine ABC transporter substrate-binding protein has protein sequence MRRREYLKAAGAGALGLTTAGCLQIGGGGSGGPLQIATYDSFFGDERTAGRWLKTEWEKNHDVDVEFTAPSNGINEFIQRKREGVGIDADLYVGLNTSELVRVDQELPDATLFDGIADDLQHDSHIKDSLRVDPENRALPYDTGYISLVYDSTDVENPKTFDALTQPAYEGALLAENAQSSDPGRAFLLWTIKQFGEDGYLDYWRKLLENDVRVLSDWQPAYDAFLAGERPIVVSYSTDQVYYHSEDELPHHQVGFLNDQGYANPETVARFAGADRSETAGEFVDFMLSKQAQPKIAQRNVQFPSTDWADLPEGYAEYAYEPPEPVTFTYEELAGNVEGWVETWAREIAAN, from the coding sequence ATGAGACGCCGCGAGTACCTGAAGGCCGCCGGTGCGGGCGCGCTCGGACTCACGACCGCCGGCTGTCTCCAGATCGGTGGCGGCGGTTCTGGTGGCCCACTCCAGATTGCCACGTACGATTCGTTCTTCGGCGACGAGCGCACCGCCGGACGGTGGCTGAAGACCGAGTGGGAGAAAAACCACGACGTCGACGTGGAGTTCACCGCACCCAGCAACGGCATCAACGAGTTCATCCAGCGGAAACGGGAGGGTGTCGGCATCGACGCCGACCTCTACGTCGGCCTGAACACCAGCGAACTCGTTCGCGTCGACCAGGAGTTGCCCGACGCCACGCTGTTCGACGGCATCGCCGACGACCTCCAGCACGACAGCCACATCAAGGACAGCCTCCGGGTCGACCCGGAGAACCGGGCGCTCCCCTACGACACGGGGTACATCTCCCTGGTCTACGACAGCACCGACGTGGAGAACCCGAAGACGTTCGACGCGCTCACCCAACCGGCCTACGAGGGCGCGCTGCTCGCCGAAAACGCCCAGTCGAGTGACCCCGGACGGGCGTTCCTGCTGTGGACCATCAAGCAGTTCGGCGAGGACGGCTACCTCGACTACTGGCGGAAACTCCTCGAGAACGACGTGCGCGTGCTCTCGGACTGGCAGCCCGCCTACGACGCGTTCCTCGCGGGCGAACGCCCCATCGTGGTGTCGTACTCCACGGACCAGGTGTACTACCACAGCGAGGACGAACTCCCCCACCACCAGGTCGGCTTCCTGAACGACCAGGGGTACGCCAACCCCGAGACAGTCGCCCGGTTCGCCGGCGCCGACCGGTCGGAGACCGCCGGCGAGTTCGTCGACTTCATGCTCTCCAAGCAGGCCCAGCCGAAGATCGCACAGAGGAACGTCCAGTTCCCGTCGACCGACTGGGCCGACCTTCCCGAGGGGTACGCCGAGTACGCCTACGAGCCGCCGGAGCCGGTGACGTTTACGTACGAGGAACTCGCAGGCAACGTCGAAGGATGGGTGGAGACGTGGGCACGCGAGATCGCCGCCAACTGA
- a CDS encoding sulfurtransferase: MTDDWVVSADWLADNLEDVRVVDVRDPWEYDGIGHVPGAVNVPFESFRSGERDGEGGMMPDPEEWADLLGEAGVSANDALVAYDDTHGVFAARFLVTALYFGHDDLHLLDGDYSGWIQGHEATTDAPDVTPVEYELRDRRGTQFVDAEAVSTAVDDPDSVVVDTRDPEEFAEGHVPGAVNLDWRELVDGETRRLKPRDEIESILEAKGVTREKHVLLYCNTARRISHTFVVLSWLGFPDVAFYEGSLTDWVARGHPVE, from the coding sequence ATGACCGACGACTGGGTGGTGTCTGCGGATTGGCTTGCCGACAACCTGGAGGACGTGCGCGTCGTGGACGTCCGAGACCCCTGGGAGTACGACGGCATCGGCCACGTTCCGGGCGCGGTGAACGTCCCGTTCGAGTCGTTCCGCTCGGGGGAGCGCGACGGCGAAGGCGGGATGATGCCCGACCCCGAGGAATGGGCCGACCTGCTGGGGGAGGCGGGCGTCTCTGCGAACGACGCGCTCGTGGCGTACGACGACACTCACGGCGTGTTCGCGGCGCGGTTCCTCGTGACCGCCCTCTACTTCGGCCACGACGACCTCCACCTGCTCGACGGCGACTACTCGGGCTGGATCCAGGGCCACGAGGCGACCACCGACGCGCCGGACGTGACGCCCGTCGAGTACGAACTCCGGGACCGGCGTGGCACCCAGTTCGTGGACGCCGAGGCGGTGTCGACGGCGGTGGACGACCCCGATTCGGTGGTCGTGGACACCCGCGACCCGGAGGAGTTCGCGGAGGGCCACGTTCCGGGCGCAGTGAACCTCGACTGGCGCGAGCTCGTGGACGGCGAGACGCGACGGTTGAAGCCACGCGACGAGATCGAGTCGATCCTCGAGGCGAAGGGCGTTACACGCGAGAAACACGTCCTGCTGTACTGCAACACCGCTCGCCGCATCAGCCACACGTTCGTCGTGCTCTCGTGGCTGGGTTTTCCGGACGTCGCGTTCTACGAGGGGAGTCTCACCGACTGGGTGGCGCGCGGACACCCCGTGGAGTGA
- a CDS encoding sulfurtransferase → MVDDSYANDVLVTADWVEDNLEAFQSDDPEYRLVEVDVDTEAYDDSHAPGAIGFNWETQLQDQTQRDVLEKQDFADLLGSHGITEDSTVVLYGDNSNWFAAYAYWQFTYYGHDDVRILDGGRDYWLANDYPTTDEVPEHSEREYEPRGPFEGVRAYRDDVEKAIDRDIPLVDVRSPEEFRGEILAPPGLQETAQRGGHIPGAKNVSWAATVNDDGTFKTRDELADLYESEGVTDDQEVVAYCRIGERSSIAWFALSELLGYDNVVNYDGSWTEWGNLVDAPIEKGEADN, encoded by the coding sequence ATGGTAGACGACAGCTACGCCAACGACGTGCTCGTCACCGCCGACTGGGTGGAGGACAACCTGGAGGCGTTCCAGAGCGACGACCCCGAGTACCGACTCGTGGAGGTCGACGTCGACACGGAGGCCTACGACGACTCCCACGCGCCGGGCGCCATCGGCTTCAACTGGGAGACCCAGCTCCAGGACCAGACCCAGCGCGACGTCCTCGAGAAGCAGGACTTCGCGGACCTCCTGGGGAGCCACGGCATCACCGAGGACTCGACCGTGGTGCTGTACGGCGACAACTCGAACTGGTTTGCGGCGTACGCGTACTGGCAGTTCACGTACTACGGCCACGACGACGTCCGCATCCTCGACGGTGGACGGGACTACTGGCTGGCCAACGACTACCCGACCACCGACGAGGTGCCGGAGCACTCCGAGCGCGAGTACGAACCCCGGGGCCCCTTCGAGGGCGTTCGCGCGTACCGCGACGACGTCGAGAAGGCCATCGACCGCGACATCCCGCTCGTGGACGTGCGCTCGCCCGAGGAGTTCCGCGGCGAGATCCTCGCGCCGCCTGGACTCCAGGAGACCGCCCAGCGCGGCGGCCACATCCCGGGCGCGAAGAACGTCTCGTGGGCGGCCACGGTGAACGACGACGGGACGTTCAAGACTCGCGACGAACTTGCGGACCTCTACGAGTCCGAGGGCGTCACGGACGACCAGGAGGTCGTCGCGTACTGCCGCATCGGGGAACGCTCCAGCATCGCGTGGTTCGCGCTGTCGGAACTGCTGGGCTACGACAACGTCGTGAACTACGACGGGTCGTGGACCGAGTGGGGGAATCTGGTGGATGCGCCGATAGAGAAAGGCGAGGCCGACAACTGA
- a CDS encoding rubrerythrin family protein, translating to MTPSEFLEAVRTDNETALSRLGSSKALYADTGGELDAEHVLRAAADAELVAMETFEAWAQEEPNEDARETFDTTADEERAHTQAITAELDDYDPDETPSAMHAHLRELETTVERAGGLLGRTLAAEQSKQQLVGFFVGQADPQTADVFRDLKADVDDQRDRTLDLLDALCDTDDAWNRAKTAADDTIQAAYDDYVEQLQAQGVDPKPVC from the coding sequence ATGACCCCCAGTGAGTTCCTCGAGGCCGTCCGAACCGACAACGAAACCGCGCTCTCTCGCCTCGGCTCCTCGAAAGCACTGTACGCCGACACCGGCGGCGAACTCGACGCCGAACACGTCCTGCGAGCCGCCGCCGACGCCGAACTCGTCGCCATGGAGACCTTCGAGGCGTGGGCCCAGGAGGAACCAAACGAGGACGCCCGCGAGACGTTCGACACCACCGCCGACGAAGAACGCGCCCACACACAGGCCATCACCGCCGAACTCGACGACTACGACCCCGACGAAACCCCATCCGCGATGCACGCCCACCTCCGCGAACTCGAGACCACCGTCGAACGCGCCGGCGGCCTCCTCGGCCGCACGCTCGCCGCCGAACAGTCCAAACAACAACTCGTCGGCTTCTTCGTCGGCCAGGCCGACCCCCAGACCGCGGACGTCTTCCGCGACCTCAAAGCCGACGTCGACGACCAGCGAGACCGCACTCTCGACCTCCTCGACGCGCTCTGTGACACCGACGACGCCTGGAACCGCGCGAAAACCGCCGCCGACGACACCATCCAGGCCGCCTACGACGACTACGTCGAACAACTCCAAGCGCAGGGCGTCGACCCCAAACCGGTCTGCTAA
- a CDS encoding cold-shock protein has protein sequence MAEGTVDFFNQTGGYGFIETEAEDDDVFFHMEDVGGADLEEGTEIEFDIEQADKGPRATNVVRL, from the coding sequence ATGGCAGAAGGTACGGTTGACTTCTTCAACCAGACTGGCGGTTACGGATTCATCGAGACTGAGGCCGAGGACGACGACGTGTTCTTCCACATGGAGGACGTGGGCGGTGCGGACCTCGAGGAGGGTACGGAGATCGAATTCGATATCGAACAGGCAGACAAGGGACCGCGAGCGACGAACGTCGTTCGCCTGTAA
- the ligA gene encoding NAD-dependent DNA ligase LigA encodes MSAAGEPTDNPYVRDPDTDFAPVEALSEREAREQAAALREAIRHHDTRYYVDNDPIIGDRTYDALFSRLQDLEDAFDVAAENSPTQRVGGEPLDELGTAEHVAPMLSIDSSGDPDEVREFDERVRREVGDVDYVCEPKFDGLSIEVVYEDGEYVRAATRGDGETGEDVTENVRTIPSVPQKLRGDPPSFLVVRGEIFIPRDAFQAFNRERVENDEEPFANPRNAAAGTLRQLDPSVTAQRPLDCFFYEVLAAGDSAEDVDGDASRGGLGAGFETHWAEHETLPDWGLQVNDRAERVDDVEGAIDYRDRLVDEREDLNYEIDGVVVKVNDRAKCVELGVTSRHYRWAFAYKFPARSEVTTVSDVVVQVGRTGRLTPVALLEPVEVGGVTVSRASLHNAEEIAEMGVGVGDEVRVERAGDVIPYVAEVVESHSEGHYEMPDTCPRCGSEVEYDGPIARCTGGLTCPAQLVRALGYFTSVLDVEGVGEEAAEQFVEAGLVEQDVADLYDRSVEDIAALEGWGETSARNLREELEAARHPPLGQFLAAIGIPEVGPTVARDIAAEFGTLDSFLAAKEADFRTVDGVGPTVAHHIAEFLGNERNRRVIERLRDESRLGEPEPVEREESGSALEGLTFVFTGSVEDWTRGDLQDLVERHGANATSSVSSNTDYLVVGENPGQSKRDDAAANDVEELDSGAFFALLEERGVDVAE; translated from the coding sequence ATGTCAGCAGCCGGCGAGCCGACGGACAACCCCTACGTCCGCGACCCGGACACCGACTTCGCGCCGGTCGAGGCGTTGAGCGAGCGTGAAGCGCGCGAGCAGGCGGCCGCGCTCCGCGAGGCAATCCGCCACCACGACACCCGGTACTACGTGGACAACGACCCCATCATCGGCGACCGGACGTACGACGCGCTGTTCTCCCGCCTGCAGGACCTGGAAGATGCGTTCGACGTCGCCGCCGAGAACAGCCCCACCCAGCGGGTCGGCGGCGAACCGCTCGACGAACTCGGCACCGCAGAACACGTCGCCCCGATGCTCTCCATCGACTCCAGTGGCGACCCCGACGAGGTGCGGGAGTTCGACGAGCGCGTGCGCCGCGAAGTCGGGGACGTCGACTACGTCTGCGAGCCGAAGTTCGACGGCCTCTCCATCGAGGTCGTCTACGAGGACGGCGAGTACGTCCGCGCCGCCACCCGGGGGGACGGCGAGACCGGCGAGGACGTCACCGAGAACGTACGCACCATCCCCAGCGTCCCCCAGAAGCTCCGGGGCGACCCGCCGTCGTTCCTGGTGGTGCGCGGCGAGATCTTCATCCCGCGGGACGCCTTCCAGGCGTTCAACCGCGAGCGCGTCGAAAACGACGAGGAGCCGTTCGCGAACCCGCGGAACGCCGCCGCCGGCACGCTCCGGCAACTCGACCCGAGCGTGACCGCACAGCGGCCGCTCGACTGTTTCTTCTACGAAGTACTGGCAGCCGGAGATTCTGCTGAGGACGTCGACGGCGACGCCTCGCGCGGCGGCCTCGGCGCGGGCTTCGAGACCCACTGGGCGGAACACGAGACGCTCCCTGATTGGGGGTTGCAGGTCAACGACCGCGCCGAGCGCGTCGACGATGTCGAGGGCGCCATCGACTACCGGGACCGCCTCGTCGACGAGCGCGAGGACCTGAACTACGAGATAGACGGCGTCGTGGTGAAGGTCAACGACCGCGCGAAGTGCGTCGAACTCGGCGTGACGAGCCGTCACTACCGGTGGGCGTTCGCGTACAAGTTCCCGGCGCGCTCGGAGGTCACGACCGTCTCCGACGTCGTCGTGCAGGTCGGGCGCACCGGCCGCCTCACGCCGGTCGCGCTGCTCGAACCCGTGGAGGTCGGCGGCGTCACCGTCTCACGGGCGAGCCTCCACAACGCCGAGGAGATCGCCGAGATGGGGGTCGGCGTGGGCGACGAGGTGCGCGTCGAGCGCGCCGGCGACGTGATTCCGTACGTCGCTGAAGTGGTCGAATCCCACTCCGAGGGCCACTACGAGATGCCGGACACCTGCCCGCGCTGCGGGAGTGAAGTGGAGTACGACGGTCCCATCGCGCGCTGTACGGGTGGCCTCACCTGCCCTGCCCAGCTCGTACGCGCGCTGGGCTACTTCACGAGCGTGCTCGACGTGGAGGGCGTCGGCGAGGAGGCCGCCGAACAGTTCGTCGAGGCGGGACTCGTCGAGCAGGACGTCGCGGACCTCTACGACCGCTCCGTCGAGGATATCGCGGCCCTCGAGGGCTGGGGGGAGACGAGCGCGCGGAACCTCCGCGAGGAACTCGAGGCGGCGCGCCATCCGCCGCTCGGCCAGTTCCTCGCCGCCATCGGCATCCCCGAGGTCGGGCCGACGGTCGCACGGGACATCGCCGCGGAGTTCGGCACGCTCGACTCGTTCCTCGCCGCGAAGGAAGCCGACTTCCGCACGGTCGACGGCGTCGGTCCGACGGTCGCACACCACATCGCGGAGTTCCTCGGTAACGAGCGCAACCGCCGCGTCATCGAGCGCCTGCGCGACGAATCCAGGCTCGGCGAACCCGAACCGGTCGAGCGCGAGGAGAGCGGGAGCGCGCTCGAGGGCCTGACGTTCGTGTTCACGGGGAGCGTCGAGGACTGGACGCGCGGCGACCTCCAGGACCTCGTAGAACGCCACGGCGCGAACGCCACCTCCTCGGTGTCCTCGAACACGGATTACCTCGTCGTCGGGGAGAACCCGGGGCAGTCCAAGCGCGACGACGCCGCCGCGAACGACGTCGAGGAACTCGATTCGGGAGCGTTCTTCGCGTTGCTCGAGGAGCGCGGTGTAGACGTCGCGGAGTAG